One segment of Cololabis saira isolate AMF1-May2022 chromosome 9, fColSai1.1, whole genome shotgun sequence DNA contains the following:
- the tcima gene encoding transcriptional and immune response regulator a, with product MSSYVSSESRRVSPSIRGNKFDTAHRKKAAGNIFESVNQDALMRLFVKTGDMKAEERVRSIFSYTQDPEETKRALMALKQRKKDKFLQIAGMVRQLLKLR from the coding sequence ATGTCTTCCTACGTGTCGTCAGAAAGCCGCCGGGTCAGCCCGTCCATCCGCGGGAACAAGTTCGACACGGCGCACCGCAAAAAGGCCGCGGGCAACATCTTCGAGAGCGTCAACCAGGACGCGCTGATGCGCCTGTTCGTGAAAACGGGCGACATGAAGGCGGAGGAGAGGGTGCGGAGCATCTTCTCCTACACGCAGGACCCGGAGGAGACGAAGCGGGCCCTGATGGCCCTCAAGCAGCGGAAGAAGGACAAGTTCCTCCAGATCGCCGGCATGGTGCGGCAGCTGCTGAAGCTGCGATGA